Proteins encoded within one genomic window of Spiroplasma sabaudiense Ar-1343:
- a CDS encoding putative cysteine peptidase gives MFKISSIILSSFIVAPNLEISTNVININKISINQNEINDNVIAKSEFGKLIGTKASPDEIEKFSYKVPNYEWFTKLESKRSFGYTSKRELTKGSSMGLCEYISLSTIMTYLELFVSPSVFSEKAFEHYFQYDDDYSGDLILAPYHINYQNLNPDSSLPVKLWKLNKKKTDLKGGSFVHDTFRAWNKLLDLPWKIDDEYSAAWWHTSNPEDWLIKYDVPVMLSWVKNAHNIIIYGYDKPTNRYLVHYGWDYESARIINKADIWRTFSMGFWNAFYPTPGITKGELKPLFKYKGQKYNWHQLQNMGFNADDIKSM, from the coding sequence ATGTTTAAAATTAGTTCTATTATACTTTCAAGTTTTATAGTAGCTCCAAATCTTGAAATTTCTACTAATGTTATCAACATAAATAAAATAAGTATTAATCAAAATGAAATTAATGATAATGTAATCGCAAAATCAGAATTTGGTAAACTTATCGGAACAAAAGCTTCTCCAGATGAAATTGAAAAATTTTCATATAAAGTGCCAAACTACGAATGATTCACCAAATTAGAATCAAAAAGGTCATTTGGCTATACATCTAAAAGAGAATTAACGAAAGGTTCTTCAATGGGTTTGTGTGAGTATATATCTTTGTCAACAATAATGACTTATTTAGAGTTATTTGTTTCTCCATCGGTTTTTTCAGAGAAGGCCTTTGAACACTATTTTCAATACGATGATGACTACTCTGGTGATTTAATATTGGCACCTTACCATATAAATTACCAAAATTTAAACCCAGATTCTTCTTTGCCTGTGAAGCTTTGAAAATTAAATAAGAAAAAAACAGATTTAAAGGGAGGAAGTTTTGTTCATGACACTTTTAGAGCTTGAAATAAATTACTAGATTTACCTTGAAAAATTGATGATGAATATAGTGCTGCTTGATGGCATACCTCAAACCCAGAAGACTGACTTATAAAATATGATGTTCCGGTTATGTTGTCTTGAGTAAAAAATGCTCACAATATAATAATATATGGCTATGATAAACCAACTAATAGATACCTAGTACATTATGGATGGGATTATGAGTCAGCTAGAATTATAAATAAAGCAGATATTTGAAGAACATTTTCAATGGGTTTTTGGAATGCATTTTATCCAACCCCGGGAATTACCAAGGGAGAACTGAAACCGTTATTTAAATATAAAGGTCAAAAATATAATTGACACCAACTCCAAAATATGGGATTCAATGCTGATGATATTAAATCAATGTAA
- a CDS encoding putative cysteine peptidase, producing the protein MRIYFNFNVVFYQEIFVSSGYFTEQEFNHYFTIHRQTSKIGIPWHNYTETSQKEKSFITKLWEINNKKVNFIEPIPFKNTIKRWVKNHEMENRISLKSQIAFVIGDGPENILKDYKVPVALSYPNRGGHNVVIIGYNYNTKSYLVHYGVRRAELRIVKKSEIWSWGNGGFWVALYDKNAKKLPLKKRFYYQGKEFTWDELKKLGLTAKDIERI; encoded by the coding sequence TTGCGAATATATTTCAATTTCAATGTTGTTTTTTATCAAGAAATATTCGTATCCTCTGGATATTTTACTGAGCAAGAGTTTAATCATTACTTCACGATACACAGGCAAACTAGCAAAATTGGTATCCCGTGGCATAATTATACAGAAACATCTCAAAAAGAAAAATCTTTTATTACTAAATTATGGGAAATAAATAACAAAAAGGTTAATTTCATTGAACCGATTCCTTTTAAAAATACTATTAAAAGATGAGTTAAAAATCACGAAATGGAGAACAGGATTTCCCTTAAGTCACAAATTGCTTTTGTGATTGGGGATGGCCCTGAAAACATCTTAAAGGACTACAAAGTACCTGTTGCGCTATCATACCCAAATCGTGGTGGTCATAATGTTGTGATAATTGGATATAATTATAATACAAAAAGTTATTTAGTTCATTATGGTGTGAGACGTGCAGAATTAAGAATCGTTAAAAAAAGTGAGATTTGATCTTGGGGTAACGGCGGCTTTTGAGTAGCTTTGTATGATAAAAATGCTAAAAAATTACCGTTGAAAAAGAGATTTTATTACCAAGGCAAGGAATTTACCTGAGATGAATTAAAAAAATTAGGCTTAACTGCCAAAGATATTGAAAGAATATAG